One Phaseolus vulgaris cultivar G19833 chromosome 2, P. vulgaris v2.0, whole genome shotgun sequence DNA window includes the following coding sequences:
- the LOC137812658 gene encoding probable E3 ubiquitin-protein ligase RHB1A isoform X2, which translates to MGGCCCCCSSKETVLSAPPAYYYYPRASEEHVPLSSHQGAASAFSGRLLVDTNLDTSSPDTYRPPPAPIPFNVTFGTTQTPPVTQEIRSDKNNASFHSTNSSTIQEQVSGDNHGTPVKMEELKESECKVQTDLELDSAKDSEIELAKSGKPVVLVEEEDTCPICLEEYDAENPKLATQCDHHFHLACILEWMERSETCPVCDQDLVFNPPIE; encoded by the exons ATGGGCGGTTGCTGTTGCTGTTGTTCTTCTAAGGAGACTGTGTTGAGCGCTCCACCTGCCTACTATTAT TATCCAAGAGCCTCAGAGGAGCATGTTCCTCTATCATCTCACCAGGGTGCCGCTTCTGCTTTCTCTGGGCGACTCTTGGTTGATACTAATCTAGATACTTCATCTCCTGATACTTATAGACCTCCTCCTGCTCCTATCCCTTTCAATGTTACTTTTGGTACCACTCAAACTCCACCTGTAACTCAAGAAATTCGTAGTGACAAGAATAATGCATCGTTTCATTCCACAAATTCTAGTACAATTCAAGAACAAGTATCTGGAGACAATCATGGGACCCCAGTTAAGATGGAAGAGCTGAAGGAATCAGAATGCAAAGTTCAGACTGATCTAGAGCTAGATTCTGCTAAGGATTCTGAAATTGAACTTGCTAAGTCAGGAAAACCTGTAGTTTTAGTAGAAGAGGAGGATACATGCCCAATTTGTTTAGAAG AATATGATGCAGAGAATCCAAAACTTGCAACACAGTGTGACCATCATTTTCACCTTGCATGTATTCTGGAATGGATGGAAAGAAGTGAAACATGCCCTGTGTGCGATCAG GATTTGGTTTTCAACCCTCCCATTGAATAA
- the LOC137812658 gene encoding probable E3 ubiquitin-protein ligase RHB1A isoform X1: MGGCCCCCSSKETVLSAPPAYYYQYPRASEEHVPLSSHQGAASAFSGRLLVDTNLDTSSPDTYRPPPAPIPFNVTFGTTQTPPVTQEIRSDKNNASFHSTNSSTIQEQVSGDNHGTPVKMEELKESECKVQTDLELDSAKDSEIELAKSGKPVVLVEEEDTCPICLEEYDAENPKLATQCDHHFHLACILEWMERSETCPVCDQDLVFNPPIE; this comes from the exons ATGGGCGGTTGCTGTTGCTGTTGTTCTTCTAAGGAGACTGTGTTGAGCGCTCCACCTGCCTACTATTAT CAGTATCCAAGAGCCTCAGAGGAGCATGTTCCTCTATCATCTCACCAGGGTGCCGCTTCTGCTTTCTCTGGGCGACTCTTGGTTGATACTAATCTAGATACTTCATCTCCTGATACTTATAGACCTCCTCCTGCTCCTATCCCTTTCAATGTTACTTTTGGTACCACTCAAACTCCACCTGTAACTCAAGAAATTCGTAGTGACAAGAATAATGCATCGTTTCATTCCACAAATTCTAGTACAATTCAAGAACAAGTATCTGGAGACAATCATGGGACCCCAGTTAAGATGGAAGAGCTGAAGGAATCAGAATGCAAAGTTCAGACTGATCTAGAGCTAGATTCTGCTAAGGATTCTGAAATTGAACTTGCTAAGTCAGGAAAACCTGTAGTTTTAGTAGAAGAGGAGGATACATGCCCAATTTGTTTAGAAG AATATGATGCAGAGAATCCAAAACTTGCAACACAGTGTGACCATCATTTTCACCTTGCATGTATTCTGGAATGGATGGAAAGAAGTGAAACATGCCCTGTGTGCGATCAG GATTTGGTTTTCAACCCTCCCATTGAATAA